The following proteins are encoded in a genomic region of Longimicrobium sp.:
- a CDS encoding L,D-transpeptidase family protein: MLSIRIRLAAVLAAAALPAATVHAQGSEPPLQAVVSTTEGWDATTARVRLFARRTPTSPWAQVGAAMSASVGRAGLGWGTGLHAPADQGAGPVKREGDGKAPAGVFRLSSAFGYAPADSARWVRLPYHASDPSIECVDDSASRFYNQRVDRDTVTPDWTSHEEMRRTDGLYRWGVWVDHNTGPAVAGRGSCIFIHIRSRPGAPTVGCTAFAEEDVRRILRWLDPRKRPVLVQLPEAEYRRLRRGWGLP; encoded by the coding sequence ATGCTCTCGATCCGCATCCGCCTCGCCGCCGTGCTCGCCGCCGCGGCGCTCCCCGCGGCCACAGTGCACGCGCAGGGCTCCGAGCCGCCGCTGCAGGCGGTCGTCTCCACGACCGAAGGGTGGGATGCGACGACGGCACGCGTGCGGCTCTTCGCGCGGCGCACTCCGACCTCGCCATGGGCGCAGGTGGGGGCGGCGATGAGCGCGTCGGTTGGACGCGCGGGGCTGGGATGGGGCACGGGGCTGCACGCCCCTGCGGACCAGGGCGCCGGGCCCGTGAAGCGCGAGGGGGATGGGAAAGCGCCGGCGGGGGTATTCCGGCTGAGCTCCGCCTTCGGGTACGCCCCGGCGGATTCGGCGCGCTGGGTCCGCCTCCCCTACCACGCCAGCGACCCGAGCATCGAGTGCGTGGACGACTCCGCCTCCCGCTTCTACAACCAGCGCGTGGACCGCGACACCGTCACGCCGGACTGGACGAGCCACGAGGAGATGCGGCGTACGGACGGGCTGTACCGCTGGGGCGTGTGGGTGGATCACAACACGGGGCCGGCGGTGGCGGGGCGGGGCTCGTGCATCTTCATCCACATCCGCTCGCGCCCCGGCGCCCCCACCGTCGGCTGCACCGCCTTCGCAGAAGAGGACGTCCGCCGCATCCTCCGCTGGCTGGATCCGCGGAAGCGGCCGGTGCTGGTGCAGCTTCCGGAGGCCGAGTACCGGCGGTTGCGCAGGGGGTGGGGTTTGCCGTGA
- a CDS encoding CDGSH iron-sulfur domain-containing protein: protein MTDGSEAANNEAAVTILARHNGPFVVEGPFRLIDADGNEFPVVAGKKVSLCRCGASTRKPFCDGTHSNIGFDAAERAVRELEEGKEQG from the coding sequence ATGACGGACGGCAGCGAAGCGGCGAACAACGAGGCGGCGGTCACGATCCTGGCCCGGCACAACGGGCCGTTCGTGGTGGAAGGTCCCTTTCGCTTGATCGATGCGGATGGCAACGAGTTCCCGGTGGTGGCGGGCAAAAAGGTATCGCTCTGCCGCTGCGGCGCCTCCACACGCAAGCCGTTCTGCGACGGCACGCACAGCAATATCGGCTTCGACGCCGCGGAACGCGCCGTGCGCGAGCTGGAGGAAGGAAAGGAGCAGGGTTGA
- a CDS encoding energy transducer TonB, translated as MTIRLPRPAVLAAALLALTSAAASAQAPIATRVPGQRCETVPDSVRGPTPGQLNESRQLRAQLVEIGRRNGVTEPQGLLLVDVDSTRKGVLLFMHSNYPEPGVAQVTAAVDKYMESLPRGRGYQALIRVDGEYPAILPGRQHCRPVLLNEQDRIDMIGQAVLNHPERGKLPAPVTRQAVVLLVANREGGVSLAVVARSSGDEYLDRAAEEIGRRLQFAPATLDGVPFDARFRFPVGFHIQ; from the coding sequence ATGACTATCCGCCTTCCCCGCCCCGCCGTCCTGGCCGCCGCCCTCCTCGCGCTCACCTCCGCCGCCGCCAGCGCACAGGCGCCCATCGCCACCCGCGTGCCCGGGCAGCGCTGCGAGACCGTGCCGGACAGCGTGCGCGGCCCCACGCCCGGGCAGCTCAACGAAAGCCGGCAGCTCCGCGCGCAGCTGGTGGAGATCGGGCGGCGCAACGGCGTCACCGAGCCGCAGGGGCTGCTCCTGGTGGACGTGGACAGCACGCGCAAAGGAGTGCTCCTCTTCATGCACTCCAACTACCCGGAGCCGGGGGTGGCGCAGGTCACCGCGGCGGTCGACAAGTACATGGAGTCGCTCCCGCGCGGGCGCGGGTACCAGGCGCTGATCCGCGTCGATGGCGAGTACCCCGCGATCCTTCCCGGGCGCCAGCACTGCCGCCCGGTGCTGCTGAACGAGCAGGATCGCATCGACATGATCGGGCAGGCGGTGCTGAACCACCCCGAGCGCGGCAAGCTCCCGGCGCCGGTCACGCGCCAGGCGGTGGTCCTCCTCGTCGCGAACCGCGAGGGCGGCGTGTCGCTGGCGGTGGTCGCGCGCTCCTCGGGCGACGAGTACCTGGATCGCGCGGCCGAGGAGATCGGGCGCAGGCTGCAGTTCGCGCCGGCGACGCTGGACGGCGTTCCCTTCGATGCGCGCTTCCGCTTCCCGGTGGGCTTCCATATCCAGTAG